A genomic region of Arachis stenosperma cultivar V10309 chromosome 9, arast.V10309.gnm1.PFL2, whole genome shotgun sequence contains the following coding sequences:
- the LOC130951557 gene encoding trimethyltridecatetraene synthase-like, which produces MAIDLLSPGLIPTIATILTTFVVVDILLRHIRGRRYNLPPGPKPWPIIGNLNLIGSLPHRSIDDLSKKYGPIMHLWFGSHPVVVGSSVEMVRSFLKTHDAAIADRPKFSAGKYTTYNYSNVLWSQYGPYWRQARRMWVMELFSAKCLESYEYIRKEEMRNLLSDLANSTNTTLLLKDHLSTMSLNVISRMVFGKKYLDKSENAIISPHEFNKMLEELFLVNGVLNIGDFIPWINFLDLQGYIKRMKAVAKKFDRFMEHVLDEHIERRIAVKDYVAKDMVDVLLELAEDPNLEVKIERHGIKAFSQDLIAGGTESSAVTIEWAISEILNKPEIFKKATEELDRVIGRERWVEEKDIVNLPYINAIVKEAMRLHPVAPMLAPRQAREDIKIDEYDIPKGTQVLIHIWTVGRDPKIWDNPIEFQPERFLGKNIDVRGHDYELLPFGAGRRMCPGYPLGLKVIQSSLANLLHGFNWRLPDNMKKEDLNMEEIFGLSTPKKYPLEVVIEARLPSHLLFHLSTRIKCFGIIVSFVCFYEV; this is translated from the exons ATGGCTATAGATTTGTTATCCCCTGGCTTAATTCCAACCATAGCAACAATATTAACCACTTTCGTGGTCGTAGACATCCTCCTGCGCCATATTCGTGGCCGCCGGTATAATCTGCCACCAGGCCCAAAACCATGGCCCATCATAGGGAACCTAAACCTCATTGGATCCCTTCCTCACCGGTCCATCGACGATCTCAGCAAAAAATATGGGCCCATCATGCATCTCTGGTTCGGCTCCCACCCTGTAGTTGTGGGTTCATCCGTAGAGATGGTAAGATCTTTCCTCAAAACCCATGATGCCGCCATAGCCGACCGACCCAAATTCTCCGCCGGAAAATACACAACCTACAATTATTCCAACGTATTATGGTCCCAGTACGGCCCATACTGGCGGCAAGCGCGAAGAATGTGGGTAATGGAGCTCTTCAGCGCAAAATGCCTCGAGTCATATGAATACATAAGAAAAGAAGAGATGCGCAACCTGTTGAGTGATCTTGCCAACTCTACTAACACAACGCTGTTGTTGAAGGACCATCTTTCAACAATGAGCCTCAATGTCATAAGTCGCATGGTGTTTGGGAAGAAATACTTGGACAAATCGGAGAACGCGATTATATCCCCGCATGAATTCAACAAGATGCTAGAGGAGTTGTTCTTAGTGAACGGTGTACTTAACATAGGGGACTTCATCCCCTGGATTAACTTCTTGGATTTGCAGGGATACATAAAGAGGATGAAGGCTGTGGCTAAGAAGTTTGATAGGTTTATGGAGCATGTGTTGGATGAACACATCGAGAGGAGGATAGCTGTAAAGGATTATGTTGCTAAGGACATGGTAGATGTGCTTTTGGAGCTTGCAGAGGATCCTAATCTTGAGGTCAAAATTGAGAGGCATGGGATCAAAGCATTCAGTCAG gATTTAATAGCCGGTGGAACGGAGAGCTCTGCAGTTACTATAGAATGGGCAATCTCGGAAATATTGAACAAGCCAGAGATTTTCAAGAAAGCAACAGAAGAGCTAGACAGAGTAATAGGAAGAGAGCGATGGGTTGAAGAGAAAGACATTGTTAATTTACCTTACATTAACGCCATCGTTAAGGAGGCAATGAGGCTACACCCTGTGGCACCAATGTTGGCGCCACGGCAAGCCCGCGAAGATATTAAGATCGACGAATACGATATCCCGAAAGGGACACAAGTGCTAATCCATATTTGGACCGTTGGCCGAGACCCCAAGATATGGGACAACCCAATTGAGTTTCAACCAGAGCGATTTCTTGGTAAGAATATTGATGTGAGAGGCCATGACTACGAGTTGTTGCCGTTTGGTGCTGGTAGAAGAATGTGCCCGGGTTATCCTCTTGGACTCAAGGTGATTCAATCAAGTTTGGCTAATTTGTTGCATGGCTTTAATTGGAGACTACCTGACAATATGAAGAAAGAAGACTTGAATATGGAGGAAATTTTTGGGCTTTCAACCCCAAAGAAATATCCTCTTGAAGTGGTCATTGAGGCTAGACTTCCTAGCcatcttttattccatttgaGTACTAGGATTAAGTGTTTTGGAATAATTGTGAgctttgtgtgtttttatgaaGTTTAA
- the LOC130947798 gene encoding trimethyltridecatetraene synthase-like gives MVIDFLSPGLIPTIATILATFVAVDLLLRHIRGRRYNLPPGPKPWPIIGNLNLIGSLPHRSIDDLSKKYGPIMHLWFGSHPVVVGSSVEMVRSFLKTHDAAIAGRPKFSAGKYTTYNYSDITWSQYGPYWRQARRMCLMELFSAKRLESYEYIRKEEMRNLLSDLANSNNTTVLLKDHLSTLSLNVISRMVLGKKYTEKSENAIISPDEFKKMLDELFLLNGVLNIGDFIPWIHFLDLQGYVKRMKALAKKFDRFMEHVLDEHIERRKAVKDYVAKDMVDVLLELAEDPNLEVKLERHGVKAFSQDLIAGGTESSAVTVEWAISEMLKKPEIFKKATEELDRVIGRERWIEEKDIVNLPYINAIAKETMRLHPVAPMLVPRKAREDIKIDGYDIPKETQVLIHVWTVGRDPEIWDNPTEFQPERFLGKDIDVRGHDYELLPFGAGRRMCPGYPLGLKVIQSSLANLLHGFNWRLPDNRKKEDLNMEEIFGLSTPKKYPLEVVIEARLPNRLYSI, from the exons ATGGTTATAGATTTCTTATCTCCTGGCTTAATTCCAACCATAGCAACAATATTAGCCACTTTTGTGGCAGTCGACCTCCTCCTGCGCCATATTCGTGGCCGCCGATACAATCTGCCACCAGGCCCAAAACCATGGCCCATCATAGGGAACCTAAACCTCATTGGATCCCTTCCTCACCGGTCCATCGACGATCTTAGCAAAAAATATGGGCCCATCATGCATCTTTGGTTCGGCTCCCACCCTGTAGTTGTGGGTTCATCAGTAGAAATGGTCAGATCTTTCCTCAAAACCCACGACGCCGCCATAGCCGGCCGACCCAAATTCTCTGCCGGAAAATACACAACCTACAACTATTCCGACATAACATGGTCTCAGTATGGCCCGTACTGGCGGCAAGCGCGAAGAATGTGCTTAATGGAGCTCTTCAGCGCGAAACGCCTAGAGTCGTATGAGTACATAAGAAAAGAAGAGATGCGCAATCTGCTGAGTGATCTTGCCAACTCTAATAACACAACAGTGTTGTTGAAGGACCATCTTTCAACTCTAAGCCTCAATGTTATAAGCCGCATGGTGCTTGGGAAGAAGTACACGGAGAAATCAGAGAACGCAATTATATCACCTGACGAATTCAAGAAGATGCTGGACGAGTTGTTCTTGCTGAACGGTGTGCTTAACATAGGGGACTTCATCCCTTGGATTCATTTCTTGGATTTGCAGGGATACGTAAAGAGGATGAAAGCTTTGGCTAAGAAGTTTGATAGGTTTATGGAGCATGTGTTGGATGAACACATTGAGAGGAGGAAAGCAGTGAAGGATTATGTTGCCAAGGACATGGTTGATGTTCTTTTGGAGCTTGCAGAGGATCCTAATCTTGAGGTCAAACTTGAGAGGCATGGCGTTAAAGCATTTAGTCAG GATTTAATAGCTGGTGGAACAGAGAGCTCTGCAGTTACTGTAGAATGGGCAATTTCGGAGATGTTGAAAAAGCCAGAGATTTTTAAAAAGGCAACAGAAGAACTAGACAGAGTGATAGGAAGAGAGCGATGGATTGAAGAGAAAGACATTGTTAATTTGCCTTACATTAACGCCATCGCTAAGGAGACAATGAGGTTACACCCGGTGGCACCAATGCTGGTGCCACGGAAAGCCCGCGAAGATATTAAGATCGACGGCTATGATATCCCGAAAGAGACACAAGTGCTAATCCATGTTTGGACCGTTGGCAGAGACCCCGAGATATGGGATAACCCAACTGAGTTTCAACCCGAACGATTTCTTGGTAAGGATATTGATGTGAGAGGCCATGATTATGAGTTGTTGCCATTTGGTGCTGGTAGAAGAATGTGCCCTGGTTACCCTCTTGGACTCAAGGTGATTCAATCAAGTTTGGCTAATTTATTACATGGCTTTAATTGGAGACTACCTGATAATAGGAAAAAAGAAGACTTGAATATGGAGGAAATTTTTGGGCTTTCAACTCCAAAAAAATATCCTCTTGAGGTGGTCATAGAGGCTAGACTTCCTAACCGTCTTTATTCCATCTGA